A single Reinekea thalattae DNA region contains:
- a CDS encoding heparinase II/III domain-containing protein, whose protein sequence is MARTNTTTTFATFNESAINQIVDYSAKQNGTGIFAHSLNQLRAETDALLQEPLDVPGQGEAGSYEHNKHKSNYELMDACAKLYLFDGSQQYRDTILSLLLAYAERYLDMPFHEQKNTNPPGRLFHQILNEHMWLCYASLAYNAIQDSLSEADQRTIEDRLFKPMIEMFTVLYGHDFDRIHNHGIWAVAAVGICAIVVGDKETVHKSIYGMAGDGETGGFLAQIAQLFSASGYYIEGPYYHRFAIRPLCFFAEAIHEHYPEVDIYNYKQQVVGRTIMALITTSNPDGTFPALNDSSRTMNIDDEGAKAAMSVYFARYGEDEKLTATVKSQGTVWLSPCSLALCKAVDAYQGEASVRWASVDLQEGDAGERGAQGFLRSKNPAKPVSQAIMAYGQHGMGHGHFDALGIILFADGHEYLREYGYGRWVNVETKFGGRYLDENKTWARQTIAHNTVTVDELCQNNFDHQLADTHFGRGHFFLTDGNIQAMSAFANEHYDGVKMQRSVLLLELDDFEQPLVLDLYKLDSDTEHQYDYAVHYKGQITNTSFDYTSSLTERKALGKANGYQHLLEKARGKTTDKTVVTWLQDQRFHSWVTSAEQGEVIFAQTGANDPSMNLRSEDCFILRQTGSKHLFAATYETHGLFDEGSERCFGAYGQVEAVTVLAHSDEASIVKVSYKAAGTLKALTVCVSNDETKDQNSSHSVSVGNETYSWTGYINTTITTEG, encoded by the coding sequence ATGGCTCGCACTAACACTACCACTACCTTTGCAACATTTAATGAATCCGCAATTAATCAGATTGTTGATTACTCTGCCAAGCAAAACGGCACTGGCATCTTTGCTCACAGCCTTAATCAATTGCGCGCTGAAACCGATGCGCTATTACAAGAGCCGTTAGATGTACCAGGCCAAGGCGAAGCAGGCAGTTATGAACACAACAAGCACAAGTCCAACTATGAGTTAATGGACGCTTGCGCCAAGCTTTACCTGTTTGATGGCAGCCAACAGTATCGAGATACTATTCTTTCTTTATTGCTCGCCTATGCCGAACGCTACCTAGATATGCCGTTCCACGAGCAAAAGAACACCAACCCGCCAGGGCGTTTATTCCATCAAATTCTCAATGAGCACATGTGGCTTTGCTACGCATCGCTTGCCTACAATGCCATTCAAGACTCGCTATCTGAGGCCGATCAACGCACCATTGAAGATCGACTATTTAAGCCAATGATCGAAATGTTCACCGTACTTTACGGTCACGACTTCGATCGTATCCACAATCATGGTATTTGGGCCGTTGCTGCTGTTGGCATTTGCGCCATCGTTGTTGGCGATAAAGAAACCGTACATAAGTCTATTTACGGTATGGCTGGCGATGGAGAGACAGGTGGCTTCCTAGCTCAAATAGCCCAGCTTTTCTCTGCCTCAGGTTATTACATCGAAGGCCCTTATTACCACCGCTTTGCCATTCGTCCGCTCTGCTTCTTTGCTGAAGCTATTCACGAACACTATCCAGAAGTCGACATCTACAACTATAAACAGCAGGTTGTTGGTCGCACCATTATGGCGTTAATCACGACGTCTAACCCAGACGGCACCTTCCCTGCGCTTAACGACTCGTCTCGCACCATGAACATAGATGACGAAGGCGCTAAAGCGGCGATGTCGGTTTACTTTGCTCGTTATGGTGAAGATGAAAAGCTGACTGCAACAGTTAAAAGCCAAGGTACCGTTTGGTTATCACCATGCAGCTTAGCGCTTTGCAAAGCTGTAGACGCATACCAAGGTGAAGCCTCGGTACGCTGGGCGAGCGTTGATCTTCAAGAAGGCGATGCTGGCGAGCGCGGCGCACAAGGCTTTTTGCGTTCTAAAAACCCAGCCAAACCTGTTTCTCAAGCCATTATGGCCTATGGTCAGCACGGCATGGGCCATGGTCACTTCGATGCGCTTGGCATTATTTTATTCGCCGATGGTCACGAGTACCTACGCGAATACGGTTATGGACGATGGGTTAACGTTGAAACCAAATTCGGCGGTCGTTATTTAGATGAAAACAAAACATGGGCACGCCAAACCATTGCGCACAACACCGTCACCGTTGACGAACTGTGCCAAAATAATTTTGACCACCAGCTAGCTGATACCCACTTTGGTCGTGGCCACTTCTTCTTAACGGATGGCAACATTCAAGCCATGAGCGCCTTCGCCAATGAACATTACGATGGCGTCAAGATGCAGCGCTCTGTCTTATTGTTAGAACTTGACGATTTTGAGCAGCCACTGGTACTCGACCTTTATAAGCTCGATAGCGACACTGAGCACCAATACGATTACGCGGTGCATTATAAAGGCCAAATCACTAATACCAGCTTTGACTACACAAGCAGTCTGACTGAACGCAAAGCTCTTGGTAAAGCTAACGGCTACCAGCACCTATTAGAAAAAGCACGCGGTAAGACAACCGACAAGACCGTTGTCACCTGGTTACAAGACCAACGCTTCCACAGTTGGGTCACCAGCGCTGAGCAAGGCGAAGTGATCTTTGCACAAACCGGCGCAAACGATCCATCAATGAACTTGCGCAGCGAAGATTGCTTTATCTTGCGCCAAACTGGCAGCAAACACCTATTTGCTGCAACCTATGAGACTCACGGTTTGTTCGATGAAGGTTCAGAGCGTTGCTTTGGCGCTTACGGCCAAGTTGAAGCAGTAACCGTGCTGGCTCACAGTGATGAAGCCTCGATTGTTAAAGTCAGCTATAAAGCCGCCGGCACGCTGAAAGCATTAACAGTCTGCGTTTCTAACGACGAGACCAAAGATCAAAACTCAAGCCATAGTGTCAGCGTAGGAAATGAAACTTACAGCTGGACCGGTTACATAAACACTACTATCACAACAGAAGGTTAA
- a CDS encoding polysaccharide lyase family 7 protein → MKYSHRKRLTAAAAISALTTLGAAIAATPISVTSSEHDGNGPEFMIDDDLKTRWSSNGEGQWAIFEYDKSYRFDAAKVSFHKGNERTSSFAVEASNDGTNWTPVLGKTTSAGITLGYQRFAFDSPIEAKYIKYVGYGNSGSAWNSVTEFRAVDCSGGDECPADEIITAEMIAEFEAAKIIEKNDGPATTLDDWKITLPTTYANHFGSGSDSSAAEILPHNCSIDGTSLDESTSNPYFRVDNEGWHFRVPLEGGVTTPNTTYIRTELRELHNWTPCGETSLANWGYDGGTHTLGATLKINEFPAEPKKKDGVSPDRPKVVLGQIHAHDINAATVKLLWEGSDKPIRVILNKTTTKSAFSVSLGKIKDPSKPWVYLIKMTADGIELSAGGVTKKLKFGQELDNAWKDETFYFKAGLYPQISPKSGGAFDVTFSKLAIEHKKRPGDFGEHVPLVCDPEVFKGCSDSASNWWPMPLPKTYPPQQPQAYLPPGMNFDLAGWYLSIATDHDANGKPDDVPEQYLAQGWQHPEFFYTAADGGLTMKSYIKGVRTSKNTKYVRTELRQMLRRGDTNIDLKGVTKNNWVFSSAPIADQKAAGGVDGVMEATLKIDHTTTTGAVEQVGRFIIGQIHANDDEPIRLYYRKLPDHERGFVYFMHENRNEGSDIKYDLVGEYNGNPVDPEDGIALGEVFSYRIAVVGNEMTVTIMRDGKPDVTQVVDMSQSGYDAGGQYMYFKAGVYNQNNSGDPDDYAQVTFYKLTTSHGRYQQ, encoded by the coding sequence ATGAAATATTCTCACAGAAAACGGCTAACGGCCGCTGCGGCTATTTCCGCACTTACTACCTTGGGCGCTGCTATAGCAGCCACTCCAATTTCCGTCACCTCCAGTGAACACGACGGTAACGGCCCTGAGTTCATGATCGACGACGATTTAAAAACGCGTTGGTCTTCGAACGGCGAAGGTCAATGGGCTATTTTTGAATACGATAAAAGCTATCGCTTTGACGCTGCAAAAGTAAGCTTCCATAAAGGCAACGAACGAACCTCATCTTTTGCTGTTGAAGCCAGTAATGATGGCACCAATTGGACGCCCGTTCTTGGCAAAACAACCTCTGCCGGCATTACGCTAGGCTACCAACGCTTTGCATTCGATAGCCCAATCGAAGCCAAATACATTAAGTATGTTGGCTATGGCAACTCTGGCAGCGCATGGAACAGTGTCACCGAATTTCGCGCAGTCGATTGCAGTGGCGGTGATGAGTGCCCAGCAGACGAGATCATTACCGCAGAGATGATTGCCGAGTTTGAAGCGGCGAAAATTATTGAAAAGAACGATGGCCCAGCCACCACATTAGACGACTGGAAAATCACTCTACCGACGACTTATGCCAACCACTTTGGCAGCGGTAGCGATTCCAGTGCGGCAGAAATTTTGCCACACAATTGCTCAATCGACGGCACCAGCCTAGATGAAAGCACCAGCAATCCTTACTTTCGCGTTGATAACGAAGGCTGGCATTTCCGTGTTCCTTTAGAAGGCGGTGTCACCACACCAAATACGACGTACATTCGTACCGAGCTGCGTGAACTGCACAACTGGACGCCTTGTGGTGAAACTAGCCTAGCAAATTGGGGCTACGACGGCGGCACCCATACGCTTGGCGCGACGTTGAAAATCAACGAGTTCCCTGCGGAGCCAAAAAAGAAAGACGGTGTTTCTCCTGACCGCCCGAAAGTGGTTCTCGGCCAAATCCATGCACACGACATCAACGCGGCCACGGTTAAACTGTTGTGGGAAGGTTCGGACAAACCAATCCGCGTCATCTTAAACAAAACCACCACCAAGAGCGCTTTCTCCGTGAGTCTTGGCAAAATTAAAGACCCAAGCAAGCCATGGGTTTATTTAATTAAAATGACTGCAGACGGCATCGAGTTATCTGCTGGCGGTGTGACTAAAAAACTGAAGTTTGGCCAAGAGCTCGACAACGCTTGGAAAGATGAAACCTTCTACTTCAAAGCTGGGCTTTACCCACAAATCAGCCCGAAATCTGGCGGTGCATTTGACGTAACATTCTCCAAACTTGCCATTGAGCACAAAAAACGTCCTGGCGATTTTGGCGAACATGTTCCGCTCGTGTGCGACCCAGAAGTATTTAAAGGCTGTTCCGACAGCGCGTCAAACTGGTGGCCAATGCCATTACCAAAAACCTACCCGCCGCAACAGCCTCAAGCTTACTTGCCACCGGGTATGAACTTTGATTTGGCGGGTTGGTACCTATCCATCGCGACAGACCACGACGCTAACGGCAAGCCTGATGATGTGCCGGAACAATACCTTGCACAAGGCTGGCAGCACCCTGAGTTCTTCTATACCGCGGCAGATGGCGGCCTAACGATGAAGAGCTATATCAAAGGCGTTCGCACCTCTAAAAACACCAAGTATGTGCGTACCGAATTGCGTCAAATGTTGCGCCGTGGCGATACCAACATCGATCTAAAGGGTGTCACCAAAAATAACTGGGTATTCAGCAGTGCGCCAATTGCAGATCAAAAAGCCGCTGGCGGTGTTGATGGCGTTATGGAAGCCACATTGAAGATCGATCACACCACCACGACCGGTGCTGTGGAACAGGTTGGTCGCTTTATTATTGGTCAGATTCACGCCAATGACGATGAACCGATTCGACTCTACTACCGCAAACTGCCAGACCATGAGCGTGGCTTTGTTTACTTCATGCATGAAAACCGCAACGAAGGTTCGGACATTAAGTACGACCTAGTCGGCGAATATAACGGTAACCCTGTTGATCCAGAAGATGGCATCGCACTGGGTGAAGTCTTTAGTTATCGCATTGCTGTCGTTGGTAACGAAATGACCGTCACCATCATGCGCGATGGCAAGCCTGATGTGACTCAGGTGGTTGATATGTCGCAAAGCGGCTACGACGCTGGCGGTCAATACATGTACTTCAAAGCTGGCGTTTATAACCAGAACAACTCTGGTGACCCTGACGATTACGCCCAAGTGACGTTCTACAAACTAACAACGTCTCACGGTCGTTATCAGCAGTAA
- a CDS encoding sugar kinase, producing the protein MTVTSKKKIALIGECMIQLQLDSNGQIQKSFAGDTLNTAVYLSRLEHIHQTEVHYITALGTDDFSDEMLQQWKDEGIHCDSVRRLEGELPGMYYINVDEHGERSFLYWRSEAAAKKLLAPTTEPALTSLADFDYIYLSGISLAILPEEGRDKLIELLKAARAQGSKVYFDNNFRPRLWQSKEDAQSWYKKVLSITDSAILTYDDEEDLWGDQSTDATKARCKECGISEIVIKRGSDPCLIESADFVGEVAAQKVAKEAVVDTTAAGDSFSAGYLAGALTLTAKPNQSAAIGHLVAGTVIQHLGGVIDKAPIAQLDSAIQQALKS; encoded by the coding sequence ATGACTGTAACAAGTAAGAAAAAAATTGCGCTTATCGGCGAATGCATGATTCAGCTGCAATTAGACAGTAACGGACAAATTCAAAAGAGTTTTGCTGGCGATACGCTTAACACTGCCGTTTACTTGTCACGCTTAGAGCACATTCACCAAACTGAAGTGCATTACATTACTGCTCTAGGCACTGACGATTTCAGTGACGAAATGCTTCAGCAATGGAAAGATGAAGGTATTCACTGTGATTCTGTTCGTCGCCTCGAAGGTGAATTGCCAGGCATGTATTACATCAATGTAGATGAGCACGGTGAGCGTTCATTCTTATATTGGCGTAGTGAAGCAGCAGCCAAAAAACTGTTAGCGCCAACAACCGAGCCTGCTCTAACCTCACTTGCTGACTTTGACTATATCTATCTTTCTGGCATTTCCTTAGCGATCCTGCCAGAAGAAGGCCGAGATAAGCTGATTGAATTATTAAAAGCTGCTCGAGCACAAGGCAGCAAAGTCTACTTCGACAACAACTTCCGTCCTCGCCTATGGCAGAGCAAAGAAGACGCTCAAAGCTGGTACAAGAAAGTATTGTCCATTACTGACAGCGCGATCCTAACTTACGATGACGAAGAAGACCTTTGGGGTGATCAATCCACCGATGCCACGAAAGCACGCTGCAAAGAATGCGGTATCAGTGAAATTGTGATCAAACGAGGCTCCGATCCTTGCCTAATCGAAAGCGCCGATTTTGTTGGTGAAGTGGCTGCGCAAAAAGTTGCCAAAGAAGCGGTTGTTGATACAACAGCGGCTGGTGACTCGTTCAGTGCTGGCTATCTAGCGGGTGCGTTAACACTGACGGCAAAACCGAATCAGAGCGCGGCTATTGGTCACCTCGTTGCAGGTACCGTCATTCAGCACCTTGGTGGCGTTATCGATAAAGCACCGATTGCACAACTAGATAGTGCGATCCAGCAAGCATTAAAAAGCTAG
- a CDS encoding heparinase II/III domain-containing protein, which yields MSQDFLLMTADEAAAIRNHVKTQDAESDLLTKSINDSIAKTDAYLSMPIEIPGHGEAGGYEHNRHKQNYIHLNLAGNLWLITEDKKYLTFITDMLMGYAKVYPELEQNVSKDTNPPGRLFHQTLNENMWLMYASIAYACVKSELSSDQRDYIETRLFREMVTLFTETYGHDFDIIHNHGVWAVAGVGVCGLAINDIEIANKAIYGLKGDGTTGGFLAQLRELFSPDGYYMEGPYYHRFAIRPILILAEAINRKLPDIDIYNFEGGVIQRTTEALMKTVFPDGTFPALNDSSKTIGIDDEGLIVAASLCYKHYGANDNLIAMAQIQDEVWIGESSIALSQAASNREKLPLNWGSMIITDGPDGDRGGVSILRQADAQDDVHMALMWYGQHGSDSEFHSALDHGHFDGLHISWFNRGQEVLKDYGYGRWVNVEPKFGGRYIPENKSYCKQTVAHNTVTVDGKTQNNADTKTAEKKWGTLNQFTTDADFGQVMSATVNGYYDGVDMTRTAILLNRKAGSPILVDLYNLTSDAEHQYDLPVHFDGQLVRTNFEYQSHNELKPLGDSAGYQHLWNIAESSPRTEKGAMLFSWLMGNSYYSLVTAATENTKIHICRTGANDPDFNLRSEPALVIRDHGSNHLFATVYEQHGTFVESLEISENARGTVQDVEIIHNCNQASIVKISDSANGDYIVSYWKGDDADAEHEITVGANQFSWKGAIHVTES from the coding sequence GTGAGCCAAGATTTTCTGCTAATGACTGCCGATGAAGCAGCGGCGATACGCAACCATGTTAAAACTCAGGATGCTGAATCTGATTTGCTAACAAAAAGCATTAACGATTCCATTGCCAAGACCGATGCCTACCTAAGTATGCCTATTGAAATTCCAGGTCATGGTGAAGCAGGCGGTTACGAACACAACCGTCACAAACAAAACTATATCCACCTAAATTTAGCCGGTAATCTTTGGTTAATCACCGAAGATAAAAAATACCTAACCTTTATTACTGACATGCTTATGGGCTATGCCAAGGTATACCCTGAGCTAGAACAAAACGTCAGTAAAGACACCAACCCTCCGGGCCGGCTATTCCACCAGACACTGAATGAAAACATGTGGCTCATGTATGCTTCTATTGCATACGCCTGTGTTAAGTCTGAGCTGAGCAGCGACCAACGTGATTACATAGAAACACGTTTATTCCGTGAAATGGTGACTCTGTTTACCGAAACCTACGGTCACGACTTCGACATTATCCACAACCACGGTGTTTGGGCGGTGGCTGGTGTTGGCGTTTGTGGTCTGGCTATTAACGATATCGAAATTGCCAACAAGGCTATTTATGGCCTGAAAGGTGATGGCACCACAGGCGGCTTCTTAGCGCAGTTACGTGAGCTATTTTCACCTGACGGCTATTACATGGAAGGCCCTTATTATCATCGTTTTGCGATTCGCCCGATCCTGATTTTGGCCGAAGCGATCAACCGCAAACTGCCTGATATTGATATCTATAATTTTGAAGGCGGTGTTATTCAGCGTACTACTGAAGCATTGATGAAAACCGTTTTCCCAGATGGTACTTTCCCTGCACTCAACGATTCATCAAAAACCATCGGTATTGATGACGAAGGCTTAATTGTCGCGGCAAGCCTATGCTACAAACACTACGGCGCTAACGACAACCTGATTGCTATGGCGCAAATTCAAGATGAAGTTTGGATTGGCGAAAGCTCTATTGCACTAAGCCAAGCCGCATCTAACCGAGAAAAACTGCCATTAAACTGGGGCAGCATGATTATTACCGACGGTCCTGATGGCGATCGTGGCGGCGTGAGCATCTTACGTCAGGCGGACGCTCAAGATGACGTCCACATGGCTCTTATGTGGTACGGCCAACACGGTAGTGACTCTGAATTCCACTCAGCATTAGATCACGGCCACTTCGATGGTTTGCATATAAGTTGGTTTAATCGCGGCCAAGAAGTCTTAAAAGACTACGGCTATGGTCGTTGGGTAAACGTTGAGCCAAAATTTGGCGGACGCTACATCCCAGAAAACAAAAGCTACTGCAAGCAAACCGTGGCACACAATACGGTAACGGTTGACGGTAAAACACAAAACAACGCAGACACCAAAACAGCCGAGAAAAAGTGGGGCACGTTAAATCAATTCACCACTGATGCTGACTTTGGTCAAGTGATGAGCGCAACCGTCAATGGCTATTACGATGGCGTTGATATGACTCGCACCGCGATCCTGCTGAACCGAAAAGCTGGCAGCCCAATCTTGGTTGACCTGTACAACCTAACCAGTGATGCCGAGCACCAGTACGACCTACCGGTACATTTTGACGGCCAACTAGTGCGTACTAACTTTGAATACCAAAGCCACAACGAATTAAAGCCATTAGGTGACTCTGCAGGTTATCAGCATCTTTGGAATATTGCTGAATCGTCACCGCGTACCGAAAAAGGCGCTATGCTTTTTAGTTGGCTAATGGGCAACAGCTATTACAGCCTGGTTACCGCCGCGACAGAAAATACCAAAATTCATATTTGCCGCACTGGCGCTAACGATCCGGACTTCAACTTACGCAGTGAACCTGCGCTAGTGATTCGCGATCACGGCAGCAATCACCTTTTTGCCACTGTTTATGAACAACACGGCACCTTTGTTGAGTCATTAGAGATCTCAGAAAATGCTCGTGGCACAGTGCAAGATGTAGAAATCATTCATAACTGTAACCAGGCCAGCATTGTTAAAATTAGCGACAGTGCTAACGGCGATTACATTGTGAGTTATTGGAAAGGCGACGATGCTGACGCCGAACATGAAATTACAGTAGGCGCAAACCAGTTCAGCTGGAAAGGCGCGATACACGTGACTGAAAGTTAA
- a CDS encoding FadR/GntR family transcriptional regulator has protein sequence MGGTQYTNLGLERKNLNAQVAREIAVKILSGEIKEGDTLPSEPVLCAMMGVSRTAFREAIKMLYSKGMVESKPKVGTRVCDKTKWNFLDVQLLEWMVNVETTIDIYHQFLELRRAIEPRACALAAEFATDEQLEELSVIFERMVALADDFDHKEWIEVDAQFHRMIFISTDNSFFVPFGNVLATIFKWFFLFSSKEGGVCLEEHQRIYQAIVERKSEEAYNACLSLMLTHKHRLAD, from the coding sequence ATGGGTGGTACACAATATACCAACCTAGGGCTTGAGAGAAAGAATCTCAATGCACAGGTTGCCCGCGAAATAGCGGTCAAAATCTTATCGGGTGAAATCAAAGAAGGCGACACCCTTCCCAGCGAGCCAGTGCTATGTGCGATGATGGGCGTCAGCCGTACCGCCTTTCGTGAAGCCATTAAAATGCTCTATTCAAAAGGCATGGTTGAATCTAAACCCAAGGTCGGCACCCGAGTATGCGACAAAACAAAGTGGAACTTCCTCGACGTTCAGCTATTGGAGTGGATGGTTAACGTCGAGACGACGATTGATATCTATCACCAATTTCTTGAGCTGCGCCGCGCCATCGAACCTCGCGCTTGCGCCCTAGCAGCCGAATTTGCAACCGATGAACAGCTAGAAGAATTAAGTGTCATCTTTGAACGTATGGTGGCATTGGCCGACGATTTTGATCACAAAGAATGGATTGAGGTCGACGCCCAATTCCACCGAATGATTTTTATTTCCACGGATAACAGTTTCTTTGTGCCTTTCGGCAATGTATTGGCGACGATTTTTAAGTGGTTCTTTTTATTCTCATCGAAAGAAGGCGGTGTCTGCCTTGAAGAGCATCAGCGAATATATCAGGCCATCGTCGAGAGAAAGTCTGAAGAAGCCTACAACGCTTGCTTATCACTCATGCTGACGCACAAACATCGACTCGCCGATTAA
- a CDS encoding bifunctional 4-hydroxy-2-oxoglutarate aldolase/2-dehydro-3-deoxy-phosphogluconate aldolase, whose protein sequence is MSYDQKVEAIRNKLAEIKIVPVLAVSDAKLAPMLGKTLSENGLPCAEVTFRTAAAVDVMKEIRKACPEMVLGAGTVLSTEQVDMAIEAGCDFAVSPGFNPEVVKYAMEKGLPFIPGVNNPSHVEQAMSIGLKVLKFFPAGPSGGVGMLKSLNAVYPVDFMPTGGVSTSNALDYLGLPKVFCCGGTWMVPADLVDGEKWDEIAQLTRDAAALIK, encoded by the coding sequence ATGTCATATGATCAGAAAGTAGAAGCGATTCGCAACAAATTGGCGGAAATCAAAATCGTACCGGTATTGGCGGTATCCGATGCTAAATTAGCGCCAATGCTAGGTAAAACTCTATCCGAAAATGGCTTGCCATGTGCAGAAGTAACCTTCCGTACAGCTGCTGCCGTTGATGTTATGAAAGAAATTCGCAAGGCTTGCCCAGAGATGGTTTTGGGTGCCGGCACCGTGCTTTCGACTGAGCAAGTCGATATGGCTATCGAAGCCGGTTGTGATTTTGCCGTAAGTCCAGGCTTTAACCCTGAAGTGGTTAAATACGCGATGGAAAAAGGCTTACCATTTATTCCTGGTGTTAATAACCCAAGCCATGTAGAGCAGGCTATGAGCATTGGCCTTAAAGTATTGAAATTCTTCCCTGCCGGCCCTTCTGGTGGTGTTGGTATGCTTAAATCATTAAACGCTGTTTACCCAGTAGACTTTATGCCAACAGGCGGCGTTAGCACTTCTAACGCATTAGACTATTTAGGTCTGCCGAAAGTATTTTGCTGTGGCGGTACTTGGATGGTTCCTGCAGATCTTGTTGACGGTGAAAAGTGGGACGAAATTGCACAACTTACTCGAGATGCAGCGGCATTAATTAAGTAA
- a CDS encoding ABC transporter ATP-binding protein, translated as MNNSVQPNVALSGVFKRYGTTEVVKGIDLEIGKQEFVVLVGPSGCGKSTTLRMIAGLEGISEGEVSVAGRVVNEVAPKDRDVAMVFQNYALYPHLSVYDNISFGLKLRKVNKEDTAAAVSEASGILGLDQYLERKPSDLSGGQRQRVAMGRAIVRQPEVFLFDEPLSNLDAKLRTQMRAEIKRLHSRLKVTTVYVTHDQVEAMTLADRIVVMRDGNIEQVGTPMEVFTKPANTFVAGFMGSPPMNLIEGEVKLGAGGASVDIGGGNIIPVPPKDGIELTEGQKVILGIRPEDLELTALEGGNYVKIDCEVDLVEPLGAEALLHIHIAGKAMVAKEQSRSLDLNAVGDAKEIYANLDYLHLFDAETEKSIY; from the coding sequence ATGAATAACTCCGTCCAACCCAATGTGGCTCTGAGTGGCGTCTTTAAGCGCTACGGTACAACTGAAGTTGTAAAAGGTATTGACCTTGAGATTGGCAAACAGGAATTTGTCGTGCTTGTTGGTCCTTCTGGTTGTGGTAAATCAACGACATTGCGAATGATCGCTGGCTTAGAAGGTATCTCTGAAGGAGAGGTTTCTGTTGCTGGTCGAGTCGTAAACGAAGTGGCTCCAAAAGATCGCGATGTTGCGATGGTTTTCCAAAACTATGCGTTGTATCCACATTTAAGCGTCTACGACAATATTTCTTTTGGTTTGAAATTACGTAAGGTGAATAAGGAAGACACTGCCGCGGCGGTGAGTGAAGCTTCCGGAATCTTAGGTCTAGATCAATATCTAGAGCGTAAACCTTCTGACCTTTCTGGTGGTCAGCGACAACGTGTTGCAATGGGTCGTGCGATTGTTCGTCAGCCTGAAGTTTTCCTATTTGATGAACCTCTTTCTAACCTTGATGCTAAATTACGGACGCAGATGCGTGCTGAAATTAAGCGTCTGCATTCTCGTTTAAAAGTTACCACTGTTTATGTGACCCACGATCAGGTCGAAGCAATGACATTGGCCGACCGAATTGTTGTTATGCGCGACGGTAATATTGAGCAGGTGGGTACACCAATGGAAGTGTTCACTAAACCGGCGAACACTTTTGTTGCTGGCTTTATGGGTAGCCCTCCAATGAACCTTATTGAAGGTGAAGTGAAACTGGGTGCAGGCGGTGCGTCAGTTGACATCGGCGGCGGCAATATTATTCCAGTGCCACCAAAAGACGGTATTGAATTAACTGAAGGTCAAAAAGTGATTCTAGGTATTCGCCCAGAAGATTTAGAACTGACCGCGTTAGAGGGTGGCAACTACGTCAAGATCGATTGCGAAGTTGACTTGGTTGAGCCACTAGGCGCCGAGGCGTTATTGCACATTCACATCGCAGGTAAAGCGATGGTTGCAAAAGAGCAAAGCCGTAGCCTAGATCTTAACGCGGTTGGCGACGCCAAAGAAATTTATGCCAACCTCGATTACTTGCATCTGTTTGATGCTGAAACTGAAAAATCGATTTACTGA